ACGCCAGCACGTCGTCGTAGTAGTTGACGTCGGAATCCGTTTTCTGCGCCTGCACCTGCTCTTCCCGCTCCCCGATCAAATCAAGCGTATCGGCATCCATGTAGCAGCCGAGGCCGGCATCGACAGGATAGCCGAAGATCTCGCCGTCCTTCAGCGTCGCCGGATCCTGCCCCGGCAGGACCGCAAGCTCCCAACGATCCGGCTTGCCCTCGGCAAACCGCATGCTGGCAGCGGCGACGCGTCCGAAGGCCTGGTAGAGCGTTACCGGATACTCGCCCGGCGGAACCGTTCTTGCGAGTGCCGGACGATCGGGCTGGGCGAGCGGATCGGCCGCAACGATGCGCCCTGATATCAACTCGACATTGCCCATATGGATCACGCCGATCGACCGGCCGGAGAGTTCGGCGTCACTGAGAGCCACCAGGTCGAAATTGCTGCTTGCCTTACCGATATCCCAGCCGGCAGCCAATGCGGAGACCGGAATATGCGCGGCGGCAGCGCAAAGAAGAAGGCGCGCCGCTCGCATGATCCCGTTCCGCATCGAAAGCGCTCCCTTAGAGATCGAGAACCAGACGTTCCGGATCTTCCAGGCTTTCCTTGACGCGCACGAGGAAGGTGACCGCTTCCTTGCCGTCGACGATGCGGTGATCGTAGGACAGCGCCAGATACATCATCGGACGGATGACAACCTGGCCGCCGATCGCAACCG
This Rhizobium brockwellii DNA region includes the following protein-coding sequences:
- a CDS encoding DUF4241 domain-containing protein is translated as MRNGIMRAARLLLCAAAAHIPVSALAAGWDIGKASSNFDLVALSDAELSGRSIGVIHMGNVELISGRIVAADPLAQPDRPALARTVPPGEYPVTLYQAFGRVAAASMRFAEGKPDRWELAVLPGQDPATLKDGEIFGYPVDAGLGCYMDADTLDLIGEREEQVQAQKTDSDVNYYDDVLASDLEANKGTYALHRPVAGRRGNVAVFWSGWGDGFYPAFWGLDRDGRALVLLTDFSVVENADGRKEPKLQ